A region from the Musa acuminata AAA Group cultivar baxijiao chromosome BXJ1-10, Cavendish_Baxijiao_AAA, whole genome shotgun sequence genome encodes:
- the LOC135595321 gene encoding putative receptor-like protein kinase At1g80870 yields MPSRHLSSPSPPPIAAAHRHRILLLAVAVSASSLILLALFLLFLFYLYLRRSPTLPFLSSAAAADNPLCLRRFSYRTLRSATASFDPARSLGRGASAAVFRGLLPDGKSVAVKRLLSSPSSPTRAASSDREFHNELQVLAALRPSPFVVSLLGYCLEGRRRRLLVYEYMPNGSLQEALFGSSSPLSWDRRFSIILDVARALAFLHLECDPPVVHGDIKPSNVLLGFDFQAKISDFGLSRVKTDADLGPEFFSQDLGPSQELFKSQDLVPESPQVDLPVPLHASSSISCKNSDTRPNPAGSHRGKEATALSSPVQDEIFSFEHRTESGATLDDGRTESNGQWGKHWWWKQEGSGELSSKDYVREWIGTQICPSGNPDWEDEKRISPEKCFDFRNSSRVENLDVGDDTLFGDARDKNTEKKQGRKKGILASDRKDRKMREWWKEEYFAEISKKSHHKKERKWFRTISSREHTGSAVDDDARRGRDLNVDISFRKGWKKKRSRSAGSDMFSGDMFSRELSSTTSMRGTVCYVAPECHGCEQLMEKADIYSFGVLILVIVSGRRPLHVLSSPVRLEKANLVSWCRQLAQMGNLLELVDERLKNSYNKEQAGLCINLALLCLQRIPELRPDSGDVVKILKGEMELPVVPCEFSPSPNARHMSRSRRKASMEVV; encoded by the coding sequence ATGCCTTCCCGCCACCTCTCGTCTCCTTCGCCTCCACCCATCGCCGCCGCCCACCGCCATCGCATCCTCCTCCTCGCCGTCGCCGTGTCCGCCTCCTCCCTAATCCTCCtcgctctcttcctcctctttctcttctacCTCTACCTCCGCCGCTCCCCGACGCTCCCTTTCCTCtcctctgccgccgccgccgatAACCCCCTATGCCTACGCCGCTTCTCCTACCGCACCCTCCGCTCGGCCACTGCCTCCTTCGACCCGGCCCGCTCCCTCGGCCGGGGCGCCTCCGCCGCCGTCTTCCGTGGCCTCCTCCCCGACGGCAAGTCCGTAGCCGTCAAGCGCCTTCTCTCCTCCCCTTCCTCCCCCACCCGCGCCGCCTCCTCCGACCGCGAGTTCCACAACGAGCTACAAGTCCTCGCCGCCCTCCGCCCCTCCCCCTTCGTCGTCTCCCTCCTCGGCTACTGCCTTGAGGGCCGCCGACGACGCCTCCTggtctacgagtacatgcccaACGGGAGCCTACAGGAAGCCCTCTTCGGCTCCAGCTCCCCTCTCAGCTGGGACCGCCGCTTCTCCATCATCCTCGACGTCGCCCGAGCCCTCGCCTTTCTCCACCTCGAGTGCGATCCCCCGGTCGTCCACGGTGACATCAAGCCCAGCAATGTGCTCCTCGGCTTCGATTTCCAGGCGAAAATTTCCGATTTTGGCTTGTCTCGGGTGAAGACCGACGCCGATCTCGGCCCCGAGTTCTTCAGCCAGGATCTCGGCCCGAGCCAGGAGCTCTTCAAGAGCCAGGACCTCGTTCCAGAGAGCCCACAGGTAGACCTCCCCGTCCCCCTTCATGCCTCTTCATCCATTTCCTGCAAGAACTCCGACACCAGGCCGAATCCCGCCGGTAGTCACAGGGGGAAGGAGGCAACGGCACTCAGCTCCCCTGTCCAAGATGAGATTTTTAGCTTCGAGCATAGAACAGAGTCGGGTGCGACGCTGGATGATGGCAGAACAGAGTCGAATGGTCAATGGGGGAAGCACTGGTGGTGGAAGCAGGAAGGCAGCGGGGAATTGAGCAGCAAAGACTATGTCAGGGAGTGGATTGGGACCCAAATTTGCCCCTCAGGCAATCCCGATTGGGAAGACGAGAAGAGGATTTCTCCCGAGAAGTGTTTTGATTTCAGGAACTCAAGCCGGGTGGAGAATCTGGACGTCGGGGACGACACCCTCTTCGGCGACGCCCGTGATAAGAACACAGAGAAGAAACAGGGGAGGAAGAAAGGCATTCTCGCCAGTGACAGGAAGGACAGGAAGATGAGGGAGTGGTGGAAGGAGGAGTACTTCGCAGAAATCAGCAAGAAGAGTCATCACAAGAAAGAGAGGAAGTGGTTCCGAACAATTAGTAGCCGAGAGCATACCGGTAGCGCCGTCGACGACGATGCTCGACGCGGCCGAGATCTGAACGTGGACATAAGCTTCAGGAAGGgctggaagaagaagaggagccgaTCGGCTGGCAGCGACATGTTCAGCGGCGACATGTTCAGCAGGGAGCTCAGTAGCACGACGAGCATGAGAGGCACAGTGTGCTATGTTGCTCCCGAGTGCCATGGATGCGAGCAGTTGATGGAGAAGGCAGATATCTACAGCTTCGGGGTTCTGATCCTTGTCATCGTGTCGGGAAGAAGACCCCTGCATGTGCTGTCGTCGCCGGTGAGGTTGGAGAAGGCAAACCTTGTGAGCTGGTGCAGGCAGCTGGCTCAGATGGGGAATCTCCTGGAGCTGGTGGACGAAAGGTTGAAGAACTCATACAACAAGGAGCAGGCAGGCCTCTGCATCAACTTAGCTCTCTTGTGCTTGCAGAGGATCCCCGAGTTGAGGCCCGATAGCGGGGATGTCGTCAAGATCCTCAAGGGGGAAATGGAGCTTCCGGTAGTGCCATGTGAGTTCTCTCCATCTCCTAACGCTAGACACATGAGTAGGTCACGAAGAAAAGCTTCCATGGAAGTAGTGTAG